A single window of Drosophila suzukii chromosome 3, CBGP_Dsuzu_IsoJpt1.0, whole genome shotgun sequence DNA harbors:
- the LOC108015978 gene encoding terminal uridylyltransferase Tailor-like isoform X1 yields MDLKTRDFWITLLNKERRANKLQNNGRFHQKITSELVATLRPEFPSESIQINLFGSRILGLAGPDSDLDIYVDIDNSSTIYSTTVTEKVLHEEKVITKALQNNRSMWAFLKKSGGKRPVIVVRHKNSNVQCDISFTNSLTYGQNKLVIYIFELQPVARLMVIYLREWAEKQQIKSVFRSHLLVLMVIFFLQVRGYLPSVFQLQSGLSPNVGPWITTFCKLNLYDFKMNKIPLNADQTRQKLAEFFSYYSTFNFSRMIICPYLGREVWRRELKYLMPQRCRQFVGRK; encoded by the exons ATGGATCTCA AAACCCGCGATTTTTGGATTACTCTTTTAAATAAAGAGCGCAGAGCCAATAAGCTACAAAACAATGGTAGATTCCATCAGAAAATTACATCCGAACTAGTGGCGACCTTGCGCCCGGAGTTTCCTTCTGAGTCAATTCAGATTAATCTTTTCGGCTCGCGAATTTTGGGCTTGGCCGGACCTGACTCGGATCTTGACATATATGTGGATATTG ACAATTCTAGCACTATATACAGCACAACTGTGACTGAAAAAGTTCTTCATGAAGAGAAAGTCATTACCAAAGCCCTACAAAACAATCGCTCGATGTGGGCCTTTCTAAAAAAATCGGGAGGTAAACGTCCTGTAATTGTTGTCCGGCACAAGAACTCGAATGTCCAGTGCGACATTAGCTTTACGAACAGCTTAACCTATGGCCAGAACAAGCTGGTTATCTACATATTTGAACTGCAGCCCGTCG CTCGATTGATGGTCATCTATCTACGGGAATGGGCGGAAAAACAACAGATTAAGTCCGTCTTTCGCAGCCACTTGCTTGTACTAATGGTTATATTCTTCCTGCAAGTTCGCGGATATTTACCATCTGTGTTCCAACTTCAAAGTGGTCTAAGTCCCAATGTTGGTC CATGGATAACTACAttttgtaaattaaatttgtacgACTTCAAGATGAACAAGATTCCGTTAAATGCTGACCAGACTCGCCAGAAGCTCGCAGAATTTTTTAGCTATTATTCGACATTCAATTTTTCGCGGATGATTATTTGTCCATATTTGGGAAGAGAAGTCTGGCGCCGCGAGCTTAAATACTTAATGCCTCAAAG ATGCCGACAATTCGTAGGCCGAAAATGA
- the LOC108015978 gene encoding terminal uridylyltransferase Tailor-like isoform X2: protein MDLKTRDFWITLLNKERRANKLQNNGRFHQKITSELVATLRPEFPSESIQINLFGSRILGLAGPDSDLDIYVDIDNSSTIYSTTVTEKVLHEEKVITKALQNNRSMWAFLKKSGGKRPVIVVRHKNSNVQCDISFTNSLTYGQNKLVIYIFELQPVARLMVIYLREWAEKQQIKSVFRSHLLVLMVIFFLQVRGYLPSVFQLQSGLSPNVGPWITTFCKLNLYDFKMNKIPLNADQTRQKLAEFFSYYSTFNFSRMIICPYLGREVWRRELKYLMPQRTWYT, encoded by the exons ATGGATCTCA AAACCCGCGATTTTTGGATTACTCTTTTAAATAAAGAGCGCAGAGCCAATAAGCTACAAAACAATGGTAGATTCCATCAGAAAATTACATCCGAACTAGTGGCGACCTTGCGCCCGGAGTTTCCTTCTGAGTCAATTCAGATTAATCTTTTCGGCTCGCGAATTTTGGGCTTGGCCGGACCTGACTCGGATCTTGACATATATGTGGATATTG ACAATTCTAGCACTATATACAGCACAACTGTGACTGAAAAAGTTCTTCATGAAGAGAAAGTCATTACCAAAGCCCTACAAAACAATCGCTCGATGTGGGCCTTTCTAAAAAAATCGGGAGGTAAACGTCCTGTAATTGTTGTCCGGCACAAGAACTCGAATGTCCAGTGCGACATTAGCTTTACGAACAGCTTAACCTATGGCCAGAACAAGCTGGTTATCTACATATTTGAACTGCAGCCCGTCG CTCGATTGATGGTCATCTATCTACGGGAATGGGCGGAAAAACAACAGATTAAGTCCGTCTTTCGCAGCCACTTGCTTGTACTAATGGTTATATTCTTCCTGCAAGTTCGCGGATATTTACCATCTGTGTTCCAACTTCAAAGTGGTCTAAGTCCCAATGTTGGTC CATGGATAACTACAttttgtaaattaaatttgtacgACTTCAAGATGAACAAGATTCCGTTAAATGCTGACCAGACTCGCCAGAAGCTCGCAGAATTTTTTAGCTATTATTCGACATTCAATTTTTCGCGGATGATTATTTGTCCATATTTGGGAAGAGAAGTCTGGCGCCGCGAGCTTAAATACTTAATGCCTCAAAG GACCTGGTACACCTGA